Proteins from a single region of Apium graveolens cultivar Ventura chromosome 7, ASM990537v1, whole genome shotgun sequence:
- the LOC141673126 gene encoding secreted RxLR effector protein 161-like, producing the protein MKVDIDIIEKDKTWKLVELSKGFISSQSNVHLEIAKRVLRYINGTINLGTWYLNSGRVKLDGYHVDMKEVKLDCYADSDWAGSIDDMNSTSGYVFTIAFGVIFWNAKEQEVVTQSTVDIEYISRAAATNEVI; encoded by the exons ATGAAAGTTGACATTGATATTATTGAGAAGGATAAAACATGGAAGTTAGTAGAGCTATCAAAAG GGTTCATAAGTTCGCAAAGTAACGTTCATTTGGAAATTGCAAAGAGGGTGTTGAGGTACATAAATGGTACAATTAATCTTGGCACATGGTACTTAAATTCAGGACGAGTTAAGTTGGATGGCTACCACGTTGACATGAAAGAAGTTAAGCTAGATTGCTACGCTGATAGTGACTGGGCTGGAAGTATTGATGACATGAATAGTACTTCAGGTTATGTATTTACAATTGCATTTGGTGTTATTTTCTGGAACGCGAAAGAACAAGAGGTGGTAACACAATCTACCGTAGATATTGAATATATATCTCGAGCAGCTGCTACAAATGAAGTAATATGA